Proteins encoded in a region of the Sulfitobacter albidus genome:
- a CDS encoding DMT family transporter has product MAVAAGSTADLPRLGIVLMLCAWLMFSVVDTGAKWLAVAGIPAVQLAFMRYAGHFVISIAMIARGGLTVDRFRTDHGWQLVSRSFLLISATLCNFYALQFLPLTVVSAIVFSSPVIVCFLSIYVLRESVGPWRWGAIILGFIGVLIVVRPFGTGFHPAMLLIIYNATALAFYSIMTRKLSGLVAVDTMQFYMGLIGTGVLLPFALLNWTPPDTSIGVVVLIGLGVLGWAGHQLLTNAHRFGTANQLMPFTYSFLIYVAIWGYLLFDTVPDRATLTGAGVIMIAGLIIWKRERTA; this is encoded by the coding sequence GTGGCTGTCGCCGCCGGATCCACCGCCGATCTGCCACGCCTGGGTATCGTTCTGATGCTCTGTGCGTGGCTGATGTTTTCGGTGGTGGATACGGGGGCGAAATGGCTGGCAGTCGCGGGTATTCCGGCGGTCCAACTGGCGTTCATGCGCTACGCCGGGCATTTTGTGATCTCGATCGCGATGATTGCCCGCGGGGGCCTCACCGTCGACCGCTTTCGCACAGATCACGGCTGGCAGCTTGTCAGCCGGTCGTTCCTGCTGATTTCGGCCACACTATGCAATTTTTATGCATTGCAGTTTCTGCCGCTTACCGTGGTTTCGGCCATCGTGTTTTCCAGCCCTGTCATTGTCTGTTTCCTGTCGATTTACGTTCTGCGCGAATCCGTCGGACCGTGGCGGTGGGGCGCGATCATCCTTGGCTTTATCGGGGTGTTGATTGTCGTCCGGCCGTTCGGCACCGGATTTCATCCCGCGATGCTGTTGATCATCTACAATGCCACGGCGCTGGCATTCTATTCAATCATGACCCGCAAACTGTCGGGTTTGGTGGCGGTCGATACGATGCAATTCTACATGGGGCTTATCGGCACAGGTGTGCTCCTGCCCTTTGCGCTTCTGAATTGGACACCGCCGGATACGTCGATTGGGGTAGTCGTTTTGATCGGGCTTGGCGTTTTGGGGTGGGCCGGGCACCAGCTGCTGACAAACGCTCACCGCTTCGGGACGGCGAACCAGCTGATGCCCTTCACCTACTCGTTCCTCATTTACGTGGCCATCTGGGGCTATCTGCTGTTTGACACGGTGCCGGATCGCGCAACGCTCACCGGCGCCGGGGTCATCATGATTGCGGGCCTCATCATCTGGAAAAGAGAGCGCACAGCATGA
- a CDS encoding sugar kinase: MKIACIGEAMIELSMDGAAAQIGVAGDTLNTAIYLHRVAPDCQVEYITCLGDDPFSDRIAEFISRAGIGTGAIRRISGAQAGLYAITTTPEGERSFTYWRESSAARRLFSDHAFDVLSDYDAVYFSGISLAILPHAVRLALIDWLARASVTVIYDSNYRPRLWENLHIARDVTRAMWARAEIALPSIDDEMTLFSEDAAAVTARFSAHPGTGALKRGAQGPLSIGEPVSQTYTAAPHVVDTTAAGDSFNAGYLGTVLTSGDQARALMVGHDLASRVVQHRGAIIPG; this comes from the coding sequence ATGAAAATCGCCTGCATCGGGGAAGCCATGATCGAGCTGTCGATGGACGGTGCTGCGGCACAGATCGGCGTCGCGGGCGATACGCTCAATACGGCGATCTATCTGCACCGTGTCGCGCCGGACTGTCAGGTTGAGTACATCACCTGCCTCGGAGACGATCCGTTTTCCGACAGAATTGCGGAGTTTATTTCCCGCGCCGGTATCGGCACCGGCGCTATCCGCCGGATTTCCGGCGCACAAGCGGGGCTTTACGCCATCACGACGACGCCCGAGGGCGAACGCAGTTTCACCTACTGGCGCGAGAGTTCGGCGGCGCGACGTCTTTTCTCGGATCACGCATTCGACGTTCTGTCGGACTATGATGCGGTCTATTTTTCGGGGATATCCTTGGCGATTTTGCCCCACGCAGTGCGCCTTGCACTGATCGACTGGCTCGCACGCGCGTCCGTCACGGTTATCTACGACAGCAATTACCGCCCACGCTTGTGGGAAAACCTGCACATCGCCCGCGACGTGACGCGGGCCATGTGGGCACGAGCCGAAATCGCGCTGCCCTCCATCGACGACGAGATGACCCTGTTTTCCGAGGACGCCGCTGCGGTGACAGCCCGGTTTTCCGCCCATCCCGGCACCGGGGCGCTGAAACGTGGCGCGCAGGGGCCGCTATCGATCGGCGAACCGGTCAGCCAGACTTATACCGCAGCCCCACATGTCGTCGATACCACCGCCGCCGGTGACAGTTTCAACGCCGGTTATCTGGGCACAGTCCTGACAAGCGGGGATCAGGCGCGCGCCCTGATGGTGGGCCATGATCTCGCGTCGCGCGTCGTGCAGCACCGGGGTGCGATCATTCCGGGATGA